A genome region from Mycolicibacterium litorale includes the following:
- the clpP2 gene encoding ATP-dependent CLP protease proteolytic subunit ClpP2: MTDHTDPRLQPQARYILPSFIEHSSFGVKESNPYNKLFEERIIFLGVQVDDASANDIMAQLLVLESLDPDRDITMYINSPGGSFTSLMAIYDTMQYVRADIQTVCLGQAASAAAVLLAAGTPGKRLALPNARILIHQPALSGVIQGQFSDLEIQAKEIERMRTLMEITLARHTGKDAETIRKDTDRDKILTADEAKDYGIIDTVLEYRKLSAQTS, encoded by the coding sequence ATGACCGATCACACCGACCCCCGCCTCCAGCCGCAGGCCCGCTACATCCTGCCGTCGTTCATCGAGCACTCCAGCTTCGGTGTCAAGGAGTCCAACCCGTACAACAAGCTGTTCGAGGAACGCATCATCTTCCTCGGCGTGCAGGTCGACGACGCGTCGGCGAACGACATCATGGCCCAGCTGCTGGTCCTCGAGTCGCTCGATCCCGACCGCGACATCACCATGTACATCAACAGCCCCGGTGGCTCGTTCACCTCGCTGATGGCGATCTACGACACCATGCAGTACGTGCGTGCCGACATCCAGACCGTGTGCCTCGGTCAGGCCGCCTCGGCCGCCGCGGTCCTGCTCGCCGCCGGCACCCCCGGTAAGCGGCTGGCGCTGCCCAACGCGCGCATCCTGATCCACCAGCCCGCGCTGTCCGGTGTCATCCAGGGCCAGTTCTCCGATCTGGAGATCCAGGCCAAGGAGATCGAGCGGATGCGCACGCTGATGGAGATCACGCTGGCCCGGCACACCGGTAAGGACGCCGAGACCATCCGCAAGGACACCGATCGCGACAAGATCCTGACCGCCGACGAGGCCAAGGACTACGGGATCATCGACACCGTGCTCGAGTACCGCAAGCTGTCCGCTCAGACGTCCTAG